The Buchnera aphidicola (Rhopalosiphum padi) genome segment TATTTTTTTAATACCATTAACTTACAACATAATAAAAAGAAAAAGAAAAGATAAAAAAAAATTTAAAATAATTTTATTAGAAAAAAAATATAAAAGTATAAAAAAAACTATTTTATTATCTAAGATGAATAGATTTGAAAGAAAAAATTGGATCAAAGAAGAGAAAAAAAAAGATAAAGAATCTGAAAAAAAAAATAAAAATAAAATTTTGATTTCAAGAAAAAAAACACTTTTTATATTAGATTTTAAAGGTGGAATTCATGCAAACGAAGTTATTGGATTAAGAGAAGAAATATCTGCAATACTTTTAGTTGCGAATCAAGATGATGAAGTTCTATTACGATTAGAAAGTGCAGGTGGTGTTATTCATGGATATGGTTTAGCAGCAGCTCAATTAGAAAGATTACGTCAAAACAAAATACGTTTAATTGTATGTATCGATAAAATTGCTGCTAGTGGTGGTTATATGATGGCTTGTGTTGCAGATTATATTATTTCAGCACCATTTGCTATAATAGGTTCAATTGGTGTGGTAGGTCAATTGCCTAATTTTAATAAATTATTAAAAAAGCATGACATTGATATTGAATTACATACTGCTGGAGATTACAAACGCACATTAACGATGTTTGGTAAAAATACAGACTTAACACGCAAAAAATTTTGTGAAGAACTAAATATAACACATGGAATTTTTAAAAAATTTATAAAGAAAATGAGACCATCTTTAGATATTGAAAATGTATCCAATGGAGAACATTGGTTTGGAACAATAGCTTTTAAAAAAAAATTAGTTGATGAAATTAACACAAGTGATAGTATTTTAATGTCTAAAATGAAAGAAGAATATACTTTATTAAATATTCAATATATTTATAATAACAAAAAATTAGAAAATTTTACATCTCTTATTATTGAAAATATTAAAAGTATTATGATTAAAATATTTTCTTTTTAAAAACTATCTTTAAACGTTAATTAACTATTTTGTTAAAAAAACATCTTCTTTAAATTACAATATATATTGTAAAAATTAAAAGTACATGTAAATTTTTTAATCTATTTTGAATTAATCCTGGTATTGTCTTAAAAAAGAAATTTTAATGTCATCGGACGAAAATTATGTGTAAATCTTTAGTTATTGTTGAATCTCCAATTAAAGCAAAAACTATAAGTAAATATTTAGGTAATAAATATATAGTAAAATCTAGTGTAGGACATGTACGAGATTTAATAAGTAATAAATCTAAAAATAAAACAAATCTTAAAAGATCTAACTTAGGATGTAATGAAAAAGAAACTTTAGTACAACAAATGGGAATTAATCCATATAAAAATTGGAAAGCAGAATATCATATTTTACCTGGTAAGGAAAAAATTATTTCTGAATTAAAAGATATTGCAAATACAGTTCACTATATATATCTTGCTACGGATTTAGATAGAGAAGGTGAGGCGATAGCATGGCATTTAAAAGAAGTAATTGGAGGAAATTCTTCTAAATTTCGACGTGTTGTTTTTAATGAAATAACTAAAAAATCAATTGAAAAAGCTTTTAAGAATATTGGTAAAATTAATATGAATCGAGTGTATGCACAACAAGCTCGTCGATTCATGGACAGAATTGTAGGATATATGATTTCACCTTTATTATGGAAAAAAATATCAAGAGGGTTATCTGCAGGTCGTGTTCAATCTGTAGCTGTTAGGCTTATAGCAGAACGAGAATATGAAATTAAAAATTTTATAGAAGATGAATACTGGAAAATAAATCTTTCTCTTTTATCTAGAGAAAATAAAAAAATAATTATGGACGTAACACATTATAAAAATAAAACATTTTTATTAAAAAATAAAAAAGAAGTAAATTCTACAATCGAAAGAATTAAAAATCTATCTTTTTTTGTTACTGATCGAAGAGATAAAATTTTAAAAAAAAAACCACCAGCTCCATTGATTACCTCTACTTTACAACAGGCTTCTAATCTTGATTTAGGATTTAGTGTAAAAAAAACAATGTTTTTAGCACAAAAGTTATACGAGCAAGGATATATAACTTATATAAGAACTGATTCTTGTTTTTTAAGTGATTATGCTATTAAAAAAGTTAGAATATATATAGAAAATAGATATGGAAGTGATTATTTACCTGAAAATCCAAATATATATTCAAATCAGAAATATTCTCAAGAAGCTCATGAAGCTATTCGACCATCAGATGTACAAATTACTAATATCAATAATTGTGATGTAGATGCTATAAAATTATATAAATTAATTTGGAATTATTTTGTTGCTTCTCAGATGAAATCTGAAAAATACAAATCTATTAAAACAACAGTCATGGCTGATGCATTTAAATTGCAATCAAATACAAAAATAATTCTTTTTTCAGGTTGGACTAAAGCTTTAAAAAAATCAAAAAATATTAATTTTGAATTTCCTATATTAGATATAGGAAGTGTTTTGCTTTTAGATGAAGTTTTACCTAATCAAATCTTTACCAAGCCCCCACCAAGGTTTAGTGAGTCATCTTTAGTACGCGAATTAGAAAAAAGAGGTATTGGAAGACCTTCTACTTACGCTGCTATAATAACAAAAATAAAAGAAAAAGGGTATTTAAAAGTTAAAAAAAATAAATTTTATGCTACAAAAATAGGGGAAATTCTTATAACTCGATTGAAAAAAAATTTTTCAGATTTAGTTGATTATCATTTTACAGCTCGTATGGAAAAAAGCCTTGATCAAATTTCTGAAAAACTAATTAATTGGAAAAATTTATTAAATTCTTTTTTCGATAATTTTTCCCAACAGTTGGAAAGAGCAAAAAAAGATCCTGAAGAAGGCGGTATGGAACTGAATATTACTATTCCAACTGAAATTACTTGTTCTATATGTAATAAAAATATGGGTATTAAAACAGCTATCACTGGTGTTTTTTTAAGTTGTTTAGGATATAATTCCGAACCTCATGAAAAACGTTGTAAAAATACAATAAATTTAATTTCATTAAATGATTTAAGTAAAACAAAAGAAGAAGAAAAAAAAGAAAAAAGTTTAAATTCAAAAACAAGATGTAAAATATGCAATATGGTAATGGATGCTTATTTAATTAATGAAAATTTTAAAATTTATATTTGTATAAATAACCCCAGTTGTAGTGGTTATAATCTTAAGAAAGGTGAATTTGAAAAAAACTTAAATCACTCATTCAAAAAAATAAGATGTGATAAATGTAAAAATGACATGTTATTTAAAACTGGTAGATTTGGAAAGTTTTTTATGTGTATTAATAATGAATGTAAAAATACAAGGAAAATTTTACCTAATGGTGAAATATCAGAACCAAAGTTAGAACCTATTCCATTCCCTGATATATTATGTAAACAATCTGATACATGGTTTGTTTTACGAGAGGGAATCTCTGGTATTTTTTTTGCTGCAAATAATTTCCCTAAATCACGCGAAACAAGATCGCCTTTTGTCGAAGAACTTGCTAAATTCAAACATTTATTACCAAAAAAATTACACTATTTAGCTAGTGGACCTCAAAAAGATAACAAAGGAAATAAAACTATAGTTTGTTTTAATAAATTAGATAAAAAGCAATACATTGCTTCTAAAAAAGAAGGAAAATTTACAGGTTGGTCGGCCTTTTTTATTGATAAAAAATGGTGTGTTTTTAATAAATAAAATAATTTAATTAATTTTTAAAGGAGTAATATTGACGTATTTTTTCAGTAATCAATCTAATAAATTTCGGACTACTAGTTAAATTTGAAGTATGATCATTACGATCATTACTATTTTCAGTAAAATTACTAGTTAAGCAACCTGCTTCTCTTGCTTGTAATTTTCCTGCTATAAGATTAATGGGTTTTGGATTAAAATCAAATAAACAATCTATTCTACCAGAAGCTACATAAGCTAAATCTAGTACAGTAGAACCAGTACATCTAAGGGAAATTCCACATGAAAGTAATTTCTTGTATATGTCCAAATAAGATAAAGATTGTTCATAGTTTTTAAGAGGTAAATTGACGGCTACCGTAGTATAGTTTAGGCTATTAATGTTAGTACATCGAATACGATAACCATTTAACTGTGAACCTTGACCCTTCACAGCTGTAAATAAGTCATTTCTTATAGGATCATATATCACTGATATTTCTGTGTTATTTTTTATAACAACAGCAATAGATATACAAAAATGTGGAAAATTTTTAATAAAATTATTTTTTCCGTCTAATTCATTAATAATCCATAAGGTGTTGTTTTCATTTTTTATAAAATCAGTATTTTTATTCAAAATAACATGATTTGGATAAGATTTATAAATTACTTCATTAATTATTCTGTATGTTTTATACATTATATTTTTAATAAATATTTTCTTTTTATCTATATCTTCTTTAATAAATTTTTGAGTATCATAATTTTGAACAATAATGTTGCCTCCTCTTCGAATTGCACGAATAGCAATATTTAACATTGGATGCATTATATTCTCCTAAATTTTAAAAAAGATAAAGTTTTATCAAAAAAATATATTGTTTTTTATATTATCATAATTTATATATTTTTAATATTTTTAATTAAATTAATTATCTATAAAATGTTTGTGAACTAATTACTTAAGGCTATTAGATGCATAAGGGTATTAATATACAAAATATTTCTGATTATAAGATCAATTTACTGGATTTAAACCGTAAAGAAATAGAACTTTTTCTTGTCTCTCTTGGGGCAAAAAAATTTGTTACAGAGCAACTTATGAAATGGATTTATAATTATAATTGCAGTAATTTTGATTTAATGTCAAATCTTAAAAAAGATATGAGAAAAAAATTAAGTGAAAAATCCTATATATTTGCGTCAAATTTTATAGAAGAAAAAGTGTCTTATGACGGTACCATAAAATGGATTACATCTATTGATAAACAAAAAATAGAAACTATTTATATCCCCGAAAAAAAACGTGCCACTCTTTGTGTTTCTTCACAAATTGGTTGTTCTTTAAAATGCAAGTTTTGTGCTACTGGACAACAAGGTTTTAACAGAAATTTAAAAGTTTCTGAGATTATTTCTCAAATTTGGCAAGCAAATAAAAAGTTAAAAGAAAAAAAAAATAACAGTATAATTACTAATATAGTTTTTATGGGAATGGGAGAACCTTTATTAAATTTAAACAATGTTATTTCTGCAATAAAAATTATTTTAGATAAAAATGGATTTGGATTATCAAAACGTCGTATTACTCTTTCTACTTCAGGAATTGTTCCTGCCCTAGACAAATTAAGTAAAAAGATTGATGTTAGTTTAGCCATATCTTTACATGCACCAAATGATTTTATTAGAAATTCAATTATGCCAATAAATAAAAAATATAATATAAAAGCTTTTTTGTATTCTGTTTCTCAATATTTAAAAGGTTCTCACGCAAACAGAGGTGGTGTTACTGTAGAATATGTAATGCTGAGTGGTATTAATGATTCAAATGAAAATGCTGAAGAATTAGCAAATATTTTAAAAAAAATACCTAGTAAAATAAACCTTATTCCTTGGAATTTTTTTAAAAATGCAAATTTTGCGTGTAGCAGTAATAATAGAATTAATATTTTTGCAAATATTTTAAGAAAAAAAGGTTTTAACACAACGATTAGAAAAAATAGAGGTCAAGATATTAACGCTGCGTGTGGTCAATTAACTGGAGAGATAATTAATCGTATTAAAAATTAATTATAAATTTTTCAAGAGTATTGATATTTAAATATTTTTAATATTTTATCTGAAATATACTAGAAATACTCTCTTAATTTATAAAAATTATATTAAATGTATATAAAAAAATATGAATAAATATAAAAATATTAAAAGAAGAAAATCTAATCGTATTTATGTTGGTGATGTTCCTATTGGGAATGGAGCACCTATTTCTGTACAGTCAATGACTAATACTCAAACTACAAATATAGAAGAAACAATAAAACAAATTATAAAATTAAAAAAAGTAGGAGTTGATATTGTTCGAATTTCTATTCCTACCTTAGAAGCTGCTGAATCATTTAAAATAATTAAAGCAAATGTAGAGGTTCCGTTAATTGCAGACATACATTTTGATTATAGATTAGCTATTAAATCAATAAAATATGGAGCTGATTGTTTAAGAATCAATCCAGGCAATATCGGTAATAAAAGAAGAATATCAGAGATAGTTGATTGTGCAAAAGATAAAAATATACCTATTAGAATTGGTGTTAATGCAGGTTCATTAGAAAATGATATATTAAAAAAATATAAATCACCTATTCCTGAAGCTTTAGTAGAATCAGCCATCAGGCATATTGAATATTTAGATGCTTTAAACTTTAATCAATTTAAAGTTAGTATAAAAACATCAGATGTTTTTTCAGGAGTGAAAGCAAATAAAATTTTAGCAAAAAAAATTACACAACCAATACATATTGGAATAACAGAATCAGGAGCTTTGCGCAATGGAATAGTTAAATCTTCTATTGGAATTGCTTCTATGTTATTAGCTGGTATTGGTGATACTTTAAGAATTTCACTTGCTGCAGATCCAGTGGAAGAAGTAAAAGTAGGATATGATATTCTCAAAACGTTAGGAATTAGATTTAGAGGTGTTAATTTTATTGCATGCCCAACTTGTTCTAGACAAGAATTTGATGTAATTAATGTAGTCAATCAATTAGAAAAAAATTTAGAAGATCTTTCCACTCCTATGGATGTTTCTATTATTGGTTGTATTGTTAATGGAATCGGAGAAGCTAAAGTATCTACATTAGGAATTGTTGGAGGATCTAAAAAAAGTGCGTTATATAAAGACGGTATACGTCAAAAAAATAAATTAAAAAACGAAGAAATTGTTAAAGAACTTGAGATTCAAATTCGTAAAAAAGCAAAATTTTTAGACAAATTAAAAAAAAATAACATTTAACTATTATCAAAAAATATACTTAAGAAACATAATAAGAGAAAATAGTGAACAAAAAAATTAATTCAGTAAGAGGAATGCATGATTATCTTCCTGAAGAACTAAAAATTTGGAAAAAAGTAGAAAATATTATAAAACAAATATTAACTAGTTATTGTTATGAAGAAATTAGATTACCTATATTAGAAAAAACTAAAATTTTTCAAAGAGCTATTGGCAATGTAACTGATGTAGTTGAAAAAGAAATGTATTCTTTTAAAGATAGAAAGGGAAATAGTTTAACTTTACGTCCTGAAGGAACAGTAGGTTGTGTACGTGCTATGATAGAAAATAATTTATTTTTTAAAAAGAAACAAAGATTTTGGTATTTAGGTCCTATGTTTAGATATGAAAGACCACAAAAAGGTCGATATCGGCAATTTTATCAGTTAGGAGTTGAAGTTTTTGGGTTGAATACAGCCGATATTGACTTAGAAATTATTTTATTAATAAGTCGTTTATGGAAATGTTTAGGTGTTGATCCTTATGTAAAATTAGAAATTAATTCCATTGGTTCAAAATTAGATCGTATTAAATATCAGAAAGAATTAGTTTTTTTTCTTGAAAAACACAAAAATTTTTTAGATGAAGATTCTAAAAAACGCTTATATACCAATCCGTTCAGAATTTTAGATTCTAAAAATACTGTTTTACAGAAAATTTTAAAAAAAGCTCCACTATTAAAAAATTATATTAATTCTTCTTCAATTAATCACTTTAATATTTTATGTAATATGATGAATTCACACGAAATAAAATATATACATAACCATAATTTAGTACGAGGATTAGATTATTATAATAGTACTGTATTTGAATGGAAAACAGATCAAATAGGATCACAAAATACTATTTGTGCCGGAGGAAGATATGATTCTTTAGTTCAAGAATTAGGTGGAAATAAAACATCTGCAATAGGATTTGCAATAGGTATTGAACGTTTAGTTTTGTTAATACGATCTTTAAACATTCTTTCTTGTAAAGAAGAAGAAATTAATATTTATATTATATTTATAGGAGAATCAAATAAAGTTTATGCAATAAGGTTATCAGAAGAAATCAGAAATATATATCCTAAATTAAAAATATTTGTAGATTTTTTAACTTGTAGTCTTTCAAAAAAAATAAAAAACGCTGTAGCTTCTTCAGCTCATATAGCAATTTTAATAGGTACAAATGAAATAAAGAAAAATTGTTTTTTATTGAAAGATTTAAAAAAAGGAAAAGAATATTTTTTTTCAAAAAGTGAACTAATACTAAAAATTAAAAAATTTTTTAATAAATAAAATACTTAAAAAAATTATCTATATAAAATTTAATTATATATGTTTAATTTTCATCTTATTTTAAAAATATAGGAAAAAAATGTTTAATAAAAAAATAGAATTTTCAAAATATGATCCAGAATTATGGAAAGCTATTAATCAAGAAAGAAAAAGACAAGAAAATCATATAGAATTAATTGCATCAGAAAACTATACTAGTAATTATGTCATGTATGCACAAGGTTCACAATTAACGAACAAATATGCAGAAGGTTATCCTGAAAAACGTTACTATGGTGGTTGTGAATACGTAGATATTGTAGAAAAATTAGCAATTAATCGAGCAAAAAAGCTTTTCAACGCTGATTATGCTAATGTGCAACCGCATTCAGGATCTCAAGCTAATTTTGCTGTTTATACCGCATTGCTAAATCCTGGTGATACAATATTAGGAATGAAATTATCTCATGGAGGTCATTTAACACATGGTTCTTCTGTAAATTTTTCAGGGAAAATATATAATGTCATTGGATATGGCGTAGATAAAAATGGAGAAATTGACTATCAAGAAATGTTGAAATTAGCAAAAAAATATAAACCTAAGATGATTATTGGTGGTTTTTCAGCATATTCCGGAGTTTGTAATTGGTCAAAAATGCGCAATATTGCTGATGAAATTAATGCTTATTTTGTTGTTGATATTGCTCATATTGCTGGATTAATAGCTGCAAATCTTTATCCTAATCCTATAGATTATGCGCACGTGGTAACAAGTACAACACATAAAACATTAGCAGGTCCTCGAGGTGGTTTGATTCTGGCTAAAAATGGAACTGATGAATTCTATAAAAAAATAAATTTATCTGTTTTTCCAGGTGCACAAGGTGGACCACTTATGCATGTTATTGCCGCGAAAGCTATTGCTTTTAAAGAAGCTTTAGAACCTAGTTTTAAAATATATCAAAAACAGGTAATTAAAAATGCCAAAATTATGGTTCAATCTTTTTTAAAAAAAGATTATCAGATTGTATCTGGAAATACATCTAATCATTTATTTTTAGTAGATTTAACAAATAAAGAAATAACAGGACAAGAAGCTGATATTGCTTTAGGAAAATGCAACATCACTGTTAATAAAAACACTGTTCCGAATGATTTAAGAAGTCCTTTTATTACTTCTGGAATTCGTATTGGAACACCTGCTGTCACAAAAAGAGGTTTTAAAGAAAACGAAATATTACAAGTATCAGATTGGATAATTCATATTTTAAATAATATTAAAAACAAAAATAGCTTTATTAATATAAAAAATGAAGTACTAGAACTTTGTTCAAAGTATCCTGTTTATATTTAAATCAAAATATACTTAGTGTATCCATCTTTGTTAAAGATAATATTAATTATTATAATAATAAATTTTTGAAAAGATTTATTTTTATATTTTATTCAGGAACTAGAATTTTTATTTTTTTTATATTAATTGTATGTTTATTTTTTAAATAAGGAATTGTTCCTAGTAATGGTGATTTAATATAACTTAACAAAGTTTGGATATAATACGAAGTATATTTATTTTTTGGAGCTATATTATTAGCAATCCATCCTAAACATGTTAAGTTTTCTGAAAGAATTGCTTTTTCAGTTAAAATAGCATGATTAATACATCCTAATTTTATTCCTACAACAAAAATAATTTCTAATTTTTCCTCCTTAACCCAATCCGAAAAAGTATTTTTTTCAGATAAAGGTGTATACCACCCACCAGCCCCCTCTATTAAAATCCAATTAGATTTTTGAGAAATATGCTGTAAACCTAAAGATAAATCTTTTTTTCTTATAACTTTTTTTTGAATTAAACTAAGTATATGAGGCGGTATGTTTCCAGAAAAGGAAATTGGATTTACTTCTTTATAATCTAATAAAACAGAACTATTTTCTTTTAAAATTATAGCATCTTGATTTATAAATTTATGTCTGTTTTTGTTTATTCTAGAAGATATAATCTTACGTTTTTTTGTTCCAGAAGATATAGGTTTATATCCTGCAGTTTTATATCCTAATTCGTTTGCTTTTTTTAATAAAATACTGCTTACAGTTGTTTTTCCTATACCTGTATCGGTACCAGTAATAAATATTTTTTTTATCATAATTTTTTTTCTTTCATAATTAAGAATTATATGTAATTTTTATTATTTAATAAAAATAAGTTTTTTAAATTTATAAAATTTCAAGTTGGGTAACTCAACACAGTTTATTCTATGTATTTAACTAATTTATTAATACAAAAGAATATAATGGTTGGTTACTCAAATTAAAAAAAAATTATTTTTTTAAAATAAATACAAATATTTCTTAAAAAATATTTTTATATTTATTTTACTATATTGCTGCATTATAGTATTTTTCTTTACTTAAATTAGATATTTTTAAATTTTCATAATTTTTATTTTCTTCAGTAATACTTTTTGTTTTATAATCAGGAAAAAGATTTAATTTTTGAAAAAGTTTTTGATCTTTTTCTTCTTTTGGATTGCTTGAAGTTAATAATTTACATCCATAAAAAATAGAATTTGCTCCTGCCATAAAACACATAGCTTGAGTCTGATCATTCATATTTTCACGACCTGCAGATAATCGAATATAAGATTTTGGCATCATAATTCTTGTGGCAGCAACTACTCTAATAAACTCAAATGGATCTACATTTTCGTTTTTTTCCATGGGTGTTCCTGGTATTTTTACTAACATATTTATTGGCACACTTTCTGGTTGAATAGATAAGTTAGATAATTCCATTAGAAGTTCCATACGATCTTGTTTTTTTTCTCCAAGACCAATAATTCCTCCAGAACAAATTTTCATACCTGAATTTCGAACTTTTTTTAAGGTATTTAAACGTTCTTCATATGTACGAGTTGTTATAATACTGCTATAAAAGTTAGAAGATGTATCTAAATTATGATTATAGAAATCTAAACCTGCACTAGCTAATTTTTTTGCTTGAGAATTATTTAATGTTCCTAAAGTCATACAGGTTTCCATTCCCATTTTTTTTACTTCTTTGATAATTTTTTCTAAATATGGCATGTCTTTTTCTTTAGGATTTTTCCATGCAGCGCCCATGCAAAATCGAGTTGAACCTGAAGATTTAGCTTTTTTTGCAGCTTTTAAAATTTGTTCTATTTCTAATAATGGTTCTTTTTTTAAACCAGTTTTATATCTCGAACTTTGTGGACAATACTTGCAATCTTCTGGACATGCACCGGTTTTGATTGATAGTAATGTGCTAATTTGTATTTTATTAGGATCAAAATGTTCACGGTGTTTTTTTTGAGCTTCGAATATAAGATCAAAAAAAGGTTTTTCAAAAATTTTTTTTGTATCTTCTAGATTCCATTTTCGATTCATATAATCTCCAAAAAAAATATGATTTTATTTAAGTAAGGGTTTATAATAACTTATTTAACATTTTTATATATAAATCATAATGAGTCAATCTGATATATTTTTTGATCATAAACATATTTGGCATCCATATTCTTCTATAGTAAACCCTCTTCCATGTTATTCTGTAATATCAGCAAAAGGTGTTTATTTAAAATTAAAAAATGGAAAAAATATAATTGATGGTATGTCTTCATGGTGGTCTACCATACACGGTTACAATCATCCTACATTAAATAGATCTTTAAAAAAACAAATTAGAAAAATGTCTCATGTAATGTTCGGAGGTATTACTCATCCTTCTGCAATTCTACTTTGTAGAAAACTAATCAAATTAACTCCAAAAAAATTAGATTGTGTTTTTCTTTCTGATTCTGGATCGATAGCTATTGAAGTCGCGATAAAAATGTTAATACAATATTGGGAAGCTTTAGGCCAAGAAAGAACACAAATTCTAACAATTAGAAATGGATATCATGGCGATACTTTTGCAGCTATGTCTATTTCTGATCCCGATAATTCTATGCATAGAATATATAATAAATTTTTACCAAGAAATTTATTTGCAGAAAAACCTACTTCTTCTTTCCATAAAGAATGGAATTCTATTGATATTCAATCTTTTAAAAAAATAGTAGAAAAAAAATCAAAAAAAATAGCTGGTGTGCTATTAGAACCTATTGTACAAGGTGTAGGAGGAATGAATTTTTATCATCCTACATATCTAAAGGAAATAAAAAAAATATGTAAAAATTATTCTATTCCATTAGTTTTTGATGAAATTGCAACGGGGTTTGGCCGTACTGGAAAATTTTTTGCTTTTCAACATGCCAATGTTATACCAGATATACTATGTTTAGGTAAAGCCATGACGGGTGGTACAATAACATTGGCTGCCACTTTAACTTCACGAAATATTGCAGATACAATTAGTACAAGCAAGGTACGTTGTTTTATGCATGGCCCTACTTATATGGGTAATCCATTAGCATGTGCTGCAGCTAATGCTAATATAAAAATATTAGAAGAGAATACATGGAAAAAACAAGTCATTAATATTGAAAAAGAACTTTGTCAAAATTTATTACCATTAATTCATCATCCAAGAGTGGTAGATGTTCGTGTATTAGGCGCTATTGGGGTAGTTGAATGTTTACATTTTGTCAATATGGCCCTTATACAAAAATTTTTTGTAAAAAATGGTGTTTGGATTCGACCTTTTAAAAAAACAATTTATATTGTACCACCTTATATCATAAGTGTAGAATGTTTAAAAAAA includes the following:
- the glyA gene encoding serine hydroxymethyltransferase encodes the protein MFNKKIEFSKYDPELWKAINQERKRQENHIELIASENYTSNYVMYAQGSQLTNKYAEGYPEKRYYGGCEYVDIVEKLAINRAKKLFNADYANVQPHSGSQANFAVYTALLNPGDTILGMKLSHGGHLTHGSSVNFSGKIYNVIGYGVDKNGEIDYQEMLKLAKKYKPKMIIGGFSAYSGVCNWSKMRNIADEINAYFVVDIAHIAGLIAANLYPNPIDYAHVVTSTTHKTLAGPRGGLILAKNGTDEFYKKINLSVFPGAQGGPLMHVIAAKAIAFKEALEPSFKIYQKQVIKNAKIMVQSFLKKDYQIVSGNTSNHLFLVDLTNKEITGQEADIALGKCNITVNKNTVPNDLRSPFITSGIRIGTPAVTKRGFKENEILQVSDWIIHILNNIKNKNSFINIKNEVLELCSKYPVYI
- the bioB gene encoding biotin synthase BioB, which encodes MNRKWNLEDTKKIFEKPFFDLIFEAQKKHREHFDPNKIQISTLLSIKTGACPEDCKYCPQSSRYKTGLKKEPLLEIEQILKAAKKAKSSGSTRFCMGAAWKNPKEKDMPYLEKIIKEVKKMGMETCMTLGTLNNSQAKKLASAGLDFYNHNLDTSSNFYSSIITTRTYEERLNTLKKVRNSGMKICSGGIIGLGEKKQDRMELLMELSNLSIQPESVPINMLVKIPGTPMEKNENVDPFEFIRVVAATRIMMPKSYIRLSAGRENMNDQTQAMCFMAGANSIFYGCKLLTSSNPKEEKDQKLFQKLNLFPDYKTKSITEENKNYENLKISNLSKEKYYNAAI
- the bioA gene encoding adenosylmethionine--8-amino-7-oxononanoate transaminase, which produces MSQSDIFFDHKHIWHPYSSIVNPLPCYSVISAKGVYLKLKNGKNIIDGMSSWWSTIHGYNHPTLNRSLKKQIRKMSHVMFGGITHPSAILLCRKLIKLTPKKLDCVFLSDSGSIAIEVAIKMLIQYWEALGQERTQILTIRNGYHGDTFAAMSISDPDNSMHRIYNKFLPRNLFAEKPTSSFHKEWNSIDIQSFKKIVEKKSKKIAGVLLEPIVQGVGGMNFYHPTYLKEIKKICKNYSIPLVFDEIATGFGRTGKFFAFQHANVIPDILCLGKAMTGGTITLAATLTSRNIADTISTSKVRCFMHGPTYMGNPLACAAANANIKILEENTWKKQVINIEKELCQNLLPLIHHPRVVDVRVLGAIGVVECLHFVNMALIQKFFVKNGVWIRPFKKTIYIVPPYIISVECLKKLINVIKKSLDDDTLFDIKNI
- the bioD gene encoding dethiobiotin synthase; its protein translation is MIKKIFITGTDTGIGKTTVSSILLKKANELGYKTAGYKPISSGTKKRKIISSRINKNRHKFINQDAIILKENSSVLLDYKEVNPISFSGNIPPHILSLIQKKVIRKKDLSLGLQHISQKSNWILIEGAGGWYTPLSEKNTFSDWVKEEKLEIIFVVGIKLGCINHAILTEKAILSENLTCLGWIANNIAPKNKYTSYYIQTLLSYIKSPLLGTIPYLKNKHTINIKKIKILVPE